One part of the Haliotis asinina isolate JCU_RB_2024 chromosome 2, JCU_Hal_asi_v2, whole genome shotgun sequence genome encodes these proteins:
- the LOC137271585 gene encoding putative uncharacterized protein DDB_G0282129: MTTCQKPPAKTSNRSNKLYNNRHPSRRQTDQTNSLQQTHQYIKKTKQVHSSSPKKTSNRPNKLYNNRPIKTSNRPNKLYNNRPIKTSNRPNKLYSNRLIKTSNRPNKLYNNRHIKTSNRPNKLYNNRPIKTPNRPNKLYNNRPIKTSNRPNKLYNNRPIKTSNRPNKLYNNRPIKTSNGPNKLYSNRLIKTLNTIKKTSTATDPSRRQKDQTSPQQQTHQDKQNKQKRHSNRPIKTSNKSNKLYRLIKTSSRPNKLYSNRTIKTSNRPQKLQQRAHQDVKQVHNSRPITTSNRQSKLYNRPIKTSNRPNKLYNRPIKASNRPNKSTTTDPPRQTQ, from the coding sequence ATGACCACGTGTCAAAAGCCTCCCGCCAAGACGTCAAACAGATCAAACAAACTCTACAACAACAGACACCCATCAAGACGTCAAACAGACCAAACAAATTCACTGCAACAGACCCATCAGTATATCAAAAAGACCAAACAAGTCCACAGCAGCAGTCCCAAAAAGACGTCAAACAGACCAAACAAACTCTACAACAACAGACCCATCAAGACGTCAAACAGACCAAACAAACTCTACAATAACAGACCCATCAAGACGTCAAACAGACCAAACAAACTCTACAGCAACAGACTCATCAAGACGTCAAACAGACCAAACAAACTCTACAACAACAGACACATCAAGACGTCAAACAGACCAAACAAACTCTACAACAACAGACCCATCAAGACGCCAAACAGACCAAACAAACTCTACAACAACAGACCCATCAAGACGTCAAACAGACCAAACAAACTCTACAACAACAGACCCATCAAGACGTCAAACAGACCAAACAAACTCTACAACAACAGACCCATCAAGACGTCAAACGGACCAAACAAACTCTACAGCAACAGACTCATCAAGACGTtaaacacaataaaaaaaacctccACAGCAACAGACCCATCAAGACGTCAAAAAGACCAAACAAGTCCACAACAACAGACCCACcaagacaaacaaaataaacaaaaacgcCACAGCAACAGACCCATCAAGACgtcaaacaaatcaaacaaactCTACAGACTCATCAAGACGTCAAGCAGACCAAACAAACTCTACAGCAACAGAACCATCAAGACGTCAAACAGACCACAAAAACTACAGCAACGGGCCCATCAAGACGTCAAACAGGTCCACAACAGCAGACCCATCACCACGTCAAACAGACAAagcaaactctacaacagaCCCATCAAGACGTCAAACAGACCAAACAAACTTTACAACAGACCCATCAAGGCGTCAAACAGACCAAACAAGTCCACAACAACAGACCCACcaagacaaacacaataa